The Rubrobacter tropicus nucleotide sequence GTCGGGGGGACGCCTGTCTAGCCTGGACCGGCCGGCCTCCTCGTCCGCGTTTGTTGCCTCAATTTCTTCGTCTTTGGGTATGGGATCTGACACGAGAACTCCCTCCGCGAATGTGAATGTCATAAGGAGTCTTCATACTGCCGTGATTCTATCATGGGGTTAACAGGGCCCCGCCGGGCTTCTCCTGCGCCCCTTTCTCGTATAGACTCCGCGGCATGAACGATGCTTCTGAAACGGCGGTGAAGGTAAGGGCCAACTCGCCCGGAAGGTATCCCATCCTGGTCGTGGAGCTCTCTTCCGGGGAGCTACGCGCAACCTACTTCGAGACGGATTACGATCTTGAACGAGGAAAGACGGTGGAGGAGGACTGGCTCCGGGACAACGCTATCGGACGTCACAGCTTCGTCGGGGTGGAGCCGCCGGCCGAGGTCCCGGTCTCTTCCCTGGGCGACTACGCGCGGCGGGAGATCATCGGGTAGGCCTGGAGACCCGCGCGTAAGGGCGGTTCGCGAACCGCCCTTACGCCGACTTTCTAGTCGTTACCACCCCTGTTGCCGCGGTTCGGCCTGCCGTTCCCATTACCCTGTCCGCCGCCTGGCACGTTGTCGTTATTGTTTACGTTCTCCTGCACGTTGGGTGGGACGTTGCTGCCGCCGTTCGGCCTGCCGTTCCCATTGCCCCCGTTCCCGTTACCGCTGTTGCCGGGTCGGTTCTGGTTGTCCGGCTCCGTCGTGGTCGGTTCCGGAGAGGCCACCGTTGGTTCTGGCGGGCCCGCGCTGTAGTAGAGGGTAAGCGTGGAGCCGGGATCGACGAGCGCACCGACCCCGGGGTCCGTCTCCAGCGCCGTGCCGGCCGCCTCGTCGCCAGGCACCTCGACAGGACTGGAGAAGAGGCCTGCGTTCTCGAGCAACGCCTGGGCTTCGGAGAGGGTGGCACCGTACACTGCGGGGACCTCGACCTGCTGCACGCCGAGGCTCACCGTTACGTCGACTTCATCGCCCGGCTCCAGGCTCTCCCCGTCGACCGGGTCCTGGGAGATGATCGAGCCTTCCGGCACGGTGTCGCTGTAATCTTCGACCACCTCCCCGAGCGTCAGGCCGGCTCTTTCGAGGATCGGCTGCGCCTGGTCCAGGTTGTTCCCGGTCACGTCCGGCACCTCCACGGTGTCGGGCCCGGTCCCGACGGTTATGGTGACCTCGGAGCCCCTCTCGACGGTCCTCCCGCCGCCGGGCTCCTGGCCGATGACCAGGTCCTCGTCCTCGAAAGAGCTCTCTTTTTCGTCGGTGGAGACCTCGAAGCCCGCGTCTCTCAGGGCTTCTTCGGCCACGTTTCTGTCATCGCCGACGACGTTGGGAATGTCCGCGACCTGCGTGCCCACGACCTCCACCGAGATCGTCGAGCCCTCCCTGGCCTCCCCGCCGCTCTCCGGGTCCTGGCTCAGGATCGTGCCCACGGACTGCTCATCTTCCCTCTCGGCCGTGGTCTCTATGTCGAAGTCGTCCCCGAACTCGTCCTCGGCCCGGTCCACGTCCATGTTTACGAGGTCCGGGACGGAGATCATCGCGGGCGGGGGGGCTTCTTCCTGCTGGTTGCCGAGCAACGAGTACCCGGCCCAGGCGAGGGGGGCCAGGATGAGGAGGGCCAGGAGCGCCAGTATCAGGGGCATCGCCCTCCTGCGGCGTTTCCCCTTGCGGCGGACGCTCTGCGGGGGCTGCTGGGGGCCGACGCGCGTCGCCGCGGCGGGCATGGCGGCCGTCATCATCTCTGTGGTCGCGCCCGCCGGGTCGAGGCCGGCCACGACGCGCTCCAGGTCCTCTATTAGCTCCGCGTCGCTCCCGTAGCGGTCGGCCGGGTCTTTTGCCAGGAGCCGCACGGTCACGGCGTTTATGCCGTCGGGGACGGCCTCGTTCAGTATCTGGGGCGGCACGAGGTGGCCGTTGACGTGCTTCATCGCTATCCCGAGGGGCGTATCCGCATCAAAAGGCATCTCGCCCGTGAGCATCTCGTAGAGGACGACGCCCAGGGAGTAGAGGTCGCTCGCCGGGCCGACGGGCTCGCCCATCGCCTGTTCGGGGGAGATGTAGTGGGCCGTGCCGAGGATGTGGCCCGTGCGGGTCATCGTCGATGAGGAGGCGGCGCGGGCTATGCCGAAGTCCGTCACCTTCACGTCGCCCGAGCCGGTGATGAGGATGTTGTGGGGTTTTATGTCGCGGTGGATCACGTCCCGCTCGTGCGCCGCCTTGAGCGCCTCCGCGATCTGCAAGGCAACGGCTGCCGCCGTCCGCGGCGGAAGCGCCCCGCGCTTCAGGATGCGGTCCTTCAAGGTCCCGCCCGAGAGGTACTCCATCGCGATGTAGTACGTCCCGTCGTCGGCCTCGCCCCGATCGAAGATGGAGACGATGTTCGGGTGGGAGAGGGCCGCGGCACTCTGGGCCTCGCGCTTGAAGCGCTCGACGAACTCCTCGTCGCCCGCGTACCTGACGCTCATCACCTTGAGGGCCACGTCCCTGTCCAGGACGTCGTCGTGGGCCAGAAAGACCTCGGCCATGCCCCCGGACCCGAGCGGCTGCTGCAGGCGGTAGCGGTTGTCTACGAGCTGTTGCATCGACCCCGCATTATATCGTTACGCGCCCCCGTCTCTCAGGTGGGCCTCCATCAGGTCTTGCGCTATGGGGATCGCGGGTGTGGCCGCGTCGCCCTCCGCGTCGATCACGCCCCCGTTCTCGACCATGACCGCCACCGCTATCTCGGGGTCGTCGGCCGGGG carries:
- the pknB gene encoding Stk1 family PASTA domain-containing Ser/Thr kinase; the encoded protein is MQQLVDNRYRLQQPLGSGGMAEVFLAHDDVLDRDVALKVMSVRYAGDEEFVERFKREAQSAAALSHPNIVSIFDRGEADDGTYYIAMEYLSGGTLKDRILKRGALPPRTAAAVALQIAEALKAAHERDVIHRDIKPHNILITGSGDVKVTDFGIARAASSSTMTRTGHILGTAHYISPEQAMGEPVGPASDLYSLGVVLYEMLTGEMPFDADTPLGIAMKHVNGHLVPPQILNEAVPDGINAVTVRLLAKDPADRYGSDAELIEDLERVVAGLDPAGATTEMMTAAMPAAATRVGPQQPPQSVRRKGKRRRRAMPLILALLALLILAPLAWAGYSLLGNQQEEAPPPAMISVPDLVNMDVDRAEDEFGDDFDIETTAEREDEQSVGTILSQDPESGGEAREGSTISVEVVGTQVADIPNVVGDDRNVAEEALRDAGFEVSTDEKESSFEDEDLVIGQEPGGGRTVERGSEVTITVGTGPDTVEVPDVTGNNLDQAQPILERAGLTLGEVVEDYSDTVPEGSIISQDPVDGESLEPGDEVDVTVSLGVQQVEVPAVYGATLSEAQALLENAGLFSSPVEVPGDEAAGTALETDPGVGALVDPGSTLTLYYSAGPPEPTVASPEPTTTEPDNQNRPGNSGNGNGGNGNGRPNGGSNVPPNVQENVNNNDNVPGGGQGNGNGRPNRGNRGGND